A stretch of the Saccharolobus caldissimus genome encodes the following:
- a CDS encoding DEAD/DEAH box helicase: protein MFSKTFYIKQWIDDESFRKLLLFSRYLGRDYNGSQFMIDLDRARRNGIKAKDIIEILEEFNIKLSQDDLNVLKKELLDASFEIVSGKIFLKPYIYLADFLKDFPVKYDKINKRFIIRPMDYFDILQKLKENGLEVNELELTFKDFEFEFIGQLREYQKEAIDAWVNNKNRGVIALPTGSGKTVVGIKAIELVKKPTLIITFTKEQMMQWKDSIIKFTSKRPDIGLYYSEEKKIRPITITTYHTAYRHIAELFDKFYFLIIDEAHHLPAEKFKAIAEGLISPYRMGLSATPYREDGKHEELFRLVGGIIYYKSAYELAKLGYLAPYEIIQKKVRLTPDERKKYNELLNKFKNLSRGKKVSELIQLVKQGDEKAIEAMKIYNEMKKIVNFASEKMRAVDEILKTEKGKILIFTQYVDQAEEIAKRYNALLLTGKMSKEERRRVLNTFKNMSSGVLVLTTVGDEGIDIPDANIGIIVTGTGSRRQFIQRLGRILRPYQGKQAKLYEIIVSGTAEEYQARKRKESDVLSFNVYETSSEDLDSI from the coding sequence ATGTTCTCGAAGACTTTTTACATCAAACAATGGATAGATGATGAAAGCTTTAGAAAACTATTGTTATTTTCTAGGTATTTAGGGAGGGATTATAACGGTTCTCAATTTATGATAGACCTTGATAGGGCTAGAAGGAATGGAATTAAGGCAAAAGATATTATAGAGATCTTAGAGGAATTCAATATAAAACTTTCTCAAGATGATCTAAACGTTTTGAAGAAGGAACTGCTAGATGCTTCATTTGAAATAGTATCTGGTAAAATATTCTTAAAGCCATATATATATTTGGCAGATTTTTTAAAGGATTTTCCTGTAAAATATGATAAAATAAATAAAAGATTTATAATAAGACCTATGGATTACTTCGATATATTACAGAAATTAAAGGAAAATGGGTTAGAAGTTAATGAGTTAGAACTAACGTTTAAAGACTTTGAGTTTGAATTTATTGGTCAGCTTAGAGAATATCAAAAGGAGGCTATAGATGCTTGGGTTAATAATAAGAATAGAGGTGTTATAGCATTACCTACCGGTTCTGGGAAAACAGTAGTGGGTATTAAGGCAATAGAGTTAGTAAAGAAACCTACGTTAATTATAACCTTTACTAAAGAACAAATGATGCAATGGAAGGATTCCATTATTAAATTCACATCTAAGAGACCAGACATAGGGCTTTATTATTCAGAGGAGAAGAAAATAAGACCAATAACTATAACTACTTATCATACTGCATATAGGCACATAGCAGAATTATTCGATAAATTTTATTTTTTAATAATCGATGAAGCTCATCATCTTCCTGCAGAGAAATTTAAGGCTATAGCTGAGGGTTTAATATCTCCTTATAGGATGGGTTTGTCTGCAACACCTTATAGAGAAGATGGAAAGCACGAAGAGTTGTTTCGATTAGTAGGAGGGATTATATATTATAAATCTGCATATGAATTAGCTAAATTGGGATATTTAGCACCATATGAAATTATACAGAAAAAGGTTAGATTGACTCCAGATGAAAGAAAGAAGTATAATGAATTATTGAATAAATTCAAAAATTTATCAAGGGGCAAAAAGGTTAGTGAGTTAATTCAGTTAGTTAAACAAGGTGACGAAAAAGCTATTGAGGCTATGAAAATTTACAATGAGATGAAGAAAATAGTTAATTTTGCATCAGAAAAAATGAGGGCAGTTGACGAGATACTCAAGACGGAAAAAGGGAAAATTCTAATTTTTACTCAATATGTAGATCAAGCAGAGGAAATCGCTAAAAGATATAATGCACTTCTTCTAACTGGTAAAATGTCTAAAGAAGAGAGAAGAAGAGTACTTAACACATTTAAAAATATGAGTAGTGGTGTACTAGTTTTAACTACAGTAGGAGATGAGGGAATAGACATTCCAGATGCTAATATAGGAATCATTGTAACTGGTACCGGATCTAGGAGGCAATTCATCCAAAGATTGGGAAGGATTCTAAGACCATATCAAGGAAAGCAGGCTAAATTGTATGAAATAATAGTGAGTGGAACTGCAGAGGAGTATCAAGCTAGGAAAAGGAAGGAAAGCGATGTTCTCTCATTTAATGTTTATGAGACCTCTTCTGAAGATCTTGATAGTATATAA
- the gatC gene encoding Asp-tRNA(Asn) amidotransferase subunit GatC, with the protein MKIEVNENLIKHLEVLALIQLSPEEEKIIKDDIKKILDFFNKLNELDLTNVEPLFHPLPQGRLRKDISKEPLDREEALKNVKRKENGYIIGPKTYGD; encoded by the coding sequence ATGAAAATAGAAGTAAATGAGAATCTTATAAAGCACTTAGAAGTTTTAGCTCTTATTCAACTTTCACCAGAAGAAGAAAAGATAATTAAAGATGACATTAAGAAAATTCTAGATTTCTTCAATAAGCTTAATGAGTTAGATCTCACTAATGTTGAGCCGCTTTTTCATCCTTTACCACAAGGTAGACTAAGGAAAGACATCTCTAAAGAACCGTTAGATAGAGAAGAGGCATTAAAAAATGTGAAAAGAAAAGAGAACGGCTATATTATAGGGCCTAAGACGTATGGTGATTAA
- a CDS encoding ribonuclease P subunit p25 family protein: MSQKLNEVIVRRSKSVEDHVLDIIVMFNQGFDEIKLKGVGREISKAVDIYNSLKERLGDGIQLVGVETGSETKDRRRISYILLRLKRVY; encoded by the coding sequence ATGTCACAGAAACTAAATGAAGTAATAGTTAGAAGATCTAAAAGCGTAGAAGATCATGTCTTAGATATAATTGTAATGTTTAATCAAGGTTTTGATGAAATAAAATTAAAGGGAGTCGGAAGGGAAATTTCTAAAGCCGTAGATATTTATAATTCGCTAAAAGAAAGATTAGGAGATGGGATACAGTTAGTAGGAGTAGAAACGGGAAGCGAAACAAAAGATAGAAGAAGAATATCATATATTTTGCTCAGACTTAAGAGAGTTTACTGA
- the rgy gene encoding reverse gyrase, producing the protein MISAVYLNACPNCGGEITADRLIKGLPCESCLPDINDISEGNYFSKVKILYNLLLNNKKIRNYWSLYYNITTYENIFNYFREKTGYEPWSLQKLWLRRLVNSQSFTMSAPTGLGKTTTIMVYSTFVGQNVIYIVPTKSLMEQVCKRLEKLGATVFCGKVDSKGVSVITINYLNRNIDNIGSLNPSLVAIDDADAVIKSGKTTDRLITLLGIPKEAYESAIQLIRLRQKYHFLTEDESIKEKIRELELKIASFNGKISQLVIASATIRPKGMKQKALRLLTGFEPASIQLYARNIIDSYSDFLDLSIVKELGSGGLVLVSKEYGRSKLKEIETTIEKFGLKPKLAISGRRFLDDFSEGKVDILVGSASYYGVAVRGIDEPRRLKYVIFYGVPKIKVKLFDAITNPFTLLKVAKTLKIDVSKIQNDILVLSPSEAQLIKLSLIKGERINSQKLEKVREEITYYISMVKDKLKEMSEKTLISDNFVIAVDGANYYIIYPDIITYLQGSGRASRLYNGGLTLGLSVILIDDKFIFEILKKKLQKLFHNISFNNISEMNLNEIKEKLKESRENGNNKASFNIITGLLIVESPTKAKTIAKLFSKPSIRIINHIPVYETIIVDGNQIYVLDIVATKGHLTDLTLDNIGYYGIKVDNYNNVIKPYYSTLKRCLDCNRTFSSSSNKCPYCGSENVQLADTIINLLKEISLSVDKVFIASDPDAEGEKIAYDIAAFLSPYNNEIYRIEYHEITKKAILSALRNPRKINVNLVLSQIVRRIEDRWIGFELSNLLKVKFSNFNHGAGRVQTPVLGWIVDKTLKYKNSMGYVVYVDVNGYVIKKYFKDKAKMEEYINDIKEINIEKISDETILLSPPSPFTTDTLLIEANNRFKLPANVVMKLAQDLFEAGLITYHRTDSTHVSSVGIEIAKEYLQKRGILGDFTPRSWGSEEEGAHEAIRPTRAIDVNELIQEIEENPFRYSIRFTKLHFLLYDLIFKRFIASQMLHGVGIKTKYLITLRKSEEVIIELLSHASNGFTKIYDIKTYNLPLGKVIPKIKISRGSSEQLLNYSDVISLMKSKGIGRPSTYAKTIENLIRHGYVISSKKRSYLVATSKGISAYNFLSSKFYDLISEDRTAKLMAIIDSISQNKINAADVVVDVYNEILSSVNSLKSEQNI; encoded by the coding sequence ATGATCAGTGCAGTATATTTAAATGCATGTCCCAATTGTGGAGGGGAAATAACTGCTGACAGACTAATTAAAGGACTACCTTGCGAATCGTGTCTGCCAGACATTAATGACATTAGCGAGGGAAATTATTTTTCTAAAGTAAAAATATTGTATAATTTGCTATTAAATAATAAAAAAATAAGGAATTATTGGAGTTTATATTATAATATTACTACATACGAGAATATATTCAATTATTTTAGAGAAAAAACCGGCTATGAACCTTGGTCACTGCAAAAGCTATGGCTAAGAAGACTTGTAAATAGTCAAAGCTTCACTATGTCAGCTCCTACTGGTTTAGGCAAGACTACTACAATAATGGTATATTCAACATTTGTTGGGCAAAATGTAATATATATAGTGCCGACTAAGTCGTTAATGGAACAGGTATGTAAAAGATTAGAAAAATTAGGTGCTACCGTTTTTTGTGGAAAAGTAGATAGTAAGGGGGTAAGTGTGATTACAATAAATTATTTAAATAGAAATATTGACAACATAGGATCTCTTAATCCTTCTTTAGTTGCTATTGACGATGCAGATGCTGTAATAAAAAGTGGAAAAACCACTGATAGACTTATAACATTGTTAGGGATACCAAAGGAGGCTTATGAAAGTGCTATACAACTAATTAGATTAAGGCAGAAATATCACTTTTTAACAGAAGATGAGAGTATTAAGGAAAAAATTAGAGAGCTTGAACTTAAAATTGCGAGTTTTAACGGAAAAATTTCTCAATTGGTAATAGCAAGTGCTACAATAAGACCTAAGGGAATGAAACAAAAAGCATTAAGATTATTAACTGGATTTGAACCAGCATCGATTCAGCTATATGCTAGAAACATAATAGATTCCTATAGCGATTTCTTGGATCTTTCTATAGTTAAAGAATTAGGAAGTGGAGGTTTGGTCTTAGTTTCTAAAGAATATGGAAGATCTAAATTAAAAGAAATAGAAACTACGATTGAAAAATTTGGACTTAAACCTAAACTTGCAATTAGTGGTAGAAGATTTTTAGATGATTTTTCGGAAGGTAAAGTGGATATTTTAGTAGGTTCAGCATCTTATTATGGTGTAGCAGTTAGGGGGATTGACGAGCCGAGAAGGTTAAAATACGTTATATTTTACGGCGTGCCTAAAATAAAGGTTAAATTATTTGATGCAATTACAAACCCATTTACATTACTTAAAGTAGCAAAAACGCTTAAAATTGACGTATCAAAAATACAGAACGATATATTAGTTTTAAGTCCTTCCGAGGCACAACTCATAAAGCTCTCCTTAATTAAGGGTGAGAGGATTAATAGTCAGAAACTTGAAAAAGTTCGCGAAGAGATAACCTATTACATCTCTATGGTTAAAGATAAGTTAAAGGAGATGAGTGAGAAAACGTTAATTTCAGATAATTTTGTTATAGCAGTTGATGGTGCTAACTATTATATTATATATCCAGATATCATAACTTATTTACAAGGTTCTGGGAGAGCTAGTAGGCTTTATAATGGTGGGTTGACTTTAGGCTTATCTGTTATTTTAATTGATGATAAATTTATATTTGAAATTTTAAAGAAAAAATTGCAGAAGTTATTTCATAATATAAGTTTTAATAATATTTCTGAAATGAATTTGAACGAGATCAAAGAAAAATTAAAGGAATCGAGGGAAAATGGTAACAATAAGGCTAGCTTTAATATAATTACTGGTTTGCTCATAGTAGAATCTCCTACTAAAGCTAAAACCATTGCGAAATTATTCAGCAAACCTTCTATTAGGATTATAAATCATATTCCAGTATATGAGACAATAATTGTTGATGGAAATCAGATTTATGTATTGGATATAGTTGCAACTAAAGGTCATTTAACTGATTTGACATTAGATAATATAGGCTATTACGGTATAAAGGTTGATAACTATAATAATGTTATAAAGCCTTACTATAGTACTTTAAAAAGATGTTTAGATTGTAATAGAACATTTTCAAGCTCCTCTAATAAATGTCCATATTGTGGTTCGGAAAATGTTCAGTTAGCAGATACTATAATTAATTTGCTTAAGGAGATATCGTTATCGGTTGATAAGGTTTTCATAGCAAGTGATCCTGACGCTGAAGGAGAGAAAATAGCTTATGATATAGCAGCATTCTTATCTCCGTATAATAATGAAATTTATAGAATAGAATATCATGAAATAACCAAAAAAGCTATACTAAGTGCATTAAGAAATCCTAGGAAAATTAATGTAAATTTAGTTCTAAGCCAAATTGTTAGAAGAATAGAGGATAGATGGATTGGCTTTGAACTTAGTAATTTACTTAAAGTCAAATTTAGTAATTTTAACCATGGAGCAGGTAGAGTTCAAACACCAGTTCTAGGTTGGATAGTTGATAAAACTCTTAAGTATAAAAATAGCATGGGTTATGTTGTATATGTAGATGTAAACGGCTATGTAATCAAAAAATATTTTAAAGATAAGGCGAAAATGGAAGAATATATAAATGATATAAAAGAAATTAATATAGAGAAAATATCTGACGAAACTATTTTATTATCACCTCCTTCACCTTTCACTACCGATACTTTACTTATCGAGGCTAATAATAGATTCAAGTTACCTGCTAATGTAGTTATGAAATTAGCTCAAGATCTTTTTGAGGCAGGTTTGATAACATATCATAGGACTGATAGTACTCACGTCTCGTCAGTAGGTATTGAAATAGCTAAAGAGTATTTACAAAAAAGAGGGATATTAGGTGATTTTACTCCTAGGTCATGGGGTTCAGAAGAGGAAGGTGCACATGAGGCAATTAGACCTACACGAGCTATAGACGTAAATGAACTAATTCAAGAAATTGAAGAAAATCCGTTTAGATACTCAATAAGATTTACTAAACTGCACTTTTTGCTGTATGATTTAATCTTTAAGAGATTTATAGCCAGTCAAATGCTACATGGTGTAGGTATTAAGACTAAGTATTTAATAACATTAAGAAAAAGTGAAGAAGTTATAATTGAATTATTATCTCATGCAAGTAATGGATTTACTAAAATATATGATATTAAAACTTATAATTTACCCTTAGGTAAGGTAATTCCTAAAATCAAGATTAGCAGAGGTTCTAGTGAACAGCTATTAAATTACTCTGATGTCATCTCGTTAATGAAATCTAAGGGTATAGGAAGGCCAAGTACTTATGCAAAAACTATCGAGAACTTAATTAGACATGGATACGTAATCTCTAGTAAGAAAAGGTCATATTTAGTGGCAACCTCTAAGGGAATTTCCGCATATAATTTCCTAAGCTCTAAGTTTTATGATTTAATTTCCGAAGATAGGACTGCTAAGCTAATGGCTATTATTGATAGTATTTCGCAAAATAAAATTAATGCTGCAGACGTAGTAGTGGATGTATACAATGAGATACTCTCATCAGTAAACTCTCTTAAGTCTGAGCAAAATATATGA
- the alba1 gene encoding chromatin protein Alba1 — translation MSSATPTPSNVVLIGGKKPVMNYVLAALTLLNQGVSEIVIKARGRAISKAVDTVEIVRNRFLPDKIEIKEIKIGSQVVTSQDGRQSRVSTIEIAIRKK, via the coding sequence GTGAGCAGTGCAACTCCAACTCCAAGTAATGTAGTTTTAATAGGAGGAAAGAAACCAGTAATGAACTATGTTTTAGCAGCATTAACGCTGCTAAATCAAGGAGTAAGCGAAATAGTAATAAAAGCTAGAGGAAGAGCTATAAGTAAAGCTGTAGATACAGTAGAAATAGTAAGGAACAGATTCTTACCAGATAAAATAGAAATTAAAGAAATCAAGATAGGAAGCCAAGTAGTAACAAGCCAGGATGGAAGACAGTCAAGAGTTTCAACAATAGAGATAGCAATAAGGAAAAAATGA